Proteins found in one Alicyclobacillus cycloheptanicus genomic segment:
- a CDS encoding thiolase family protein has protein sequence MREAVIVDVVRTPIGKHRGALSAVRPDDLAALVIRTLVERNQLDAGLIEDVYLGCANQAGEDNRNVARMAALLAELPETVAGVTVNRLCASGLEAINQAARAILVGEGDVFIAGGTESMTRAPLVLPKPEESYVRGNQTMYDTTLGWRMVNPKLAQLHYPYSMGETAENVAERYGITRQAQDEFAKESQDRAIAAIDKGYMKDEIVPVEVPAGRKGETVVVDTDEHPRRGVTLDQLAKLRPAFREGGTVTAGNSSGINDGAAAVLIMSRDKAQALGLEPKLRYVASAAAGVDPAYMGIGPVPATQKALRRAGIGIGDLDTIELNEAFAAQSLAVIQELGLNRDRVNPNGGAIAFGHPLGCSGARLVATLTHQLARTGGRYGLTTLCVGVGQGVATVWENLRA, from the coding sequence ATGCGTGAAGCAGTGATTGTCGACGTCGTGCGCACCCCGATTGGAAAGCATCGCGGGGCGTTATCAGCCGTGCGGCCGGATGATTTGGCCGCGCTGGTCATCCGCACCCTGGTTGAGCGAAACCAGCTGGATGCCGGACTCATCGAAGATGTTTACCTGGGATGTGCCAATCAGGCAGGTGAAGACAACCGAAACGTCGCTCGCATGGCCGCCTTGCTGGCGGAACTGCCGGAGACGGTTGCAGGCGTGACGGTGAACCGGTTGTGCGCGTCCGGGCTCGAAGCCATCAATCAGGCGGCGCGCGCGATTTTGGTCGGAGAAGGCGATGTGTTTATCGCGGGCGGCACGGAGAGCATGACGCGGGCGCCGCTGGTGCTGCCAAAACCTGAGGAGTCCTATGTGCGCGGAAATCAAACCATGTATGACACGACGCTCGGCTGGCGCATGGTGAACCCCAAGCTGGCGCAGTTGCACTATCCGTACAGCATGGGCGAAACGGCCGAGAACGTCGCGGAGCGCTATGGCATCACCCGGCAGGCGCAGGATGAATTCGCGAAGGAAAGTCAGGACCGCGCCATCGCCGCGATCGACAAAGGATATATGAAGGACGAGATTGTTCCGGTCGAGGTGCCGGCAGGGCGCAAAGGGGAAACCGTCGTGGTCGACACGGATGAGCACCCGCGCAGGGGCGTGACCCTGGACCAGCTGGCCAAGCTTCGGCCCGCGTTCCGTGAAGGTGGGACAGTCACTGCTGGGAACAGTTCCGGGATCAACGACGGGGCCGCGGCGGTCCTCATCATGTCCCGCGACAAGGCGCAGGCGCTGGGGCTGGAGCCGAAACTTCGTTATGTCGCGTCTGCCGCGGCGGGTGTCGATCCGGCTTATATGGGCATTGGCCCCGTGCCGGCGACTCAGAAAGCCCTGCGGCGGGCGGGCATCGGAATTGGCGACCTGGATACCATCGAACTCAATGAAGCGTTCGCTGCGCAGTCCCTGGCTGTGATTCAGGAGCTGGGGCTCAACCGAGACCGTGTCAACCCGAACGGGGGGGCCATTGCGTTCGGCCATCCGCTGGGCTGCAGCGGCGCCCGGCTGGTGGCGACGCTGACGCACCAGCTGGCGCGCACGGGCGGGCGCTACGGCCTGACGACGCTGTGCGTGGGTGTCGGCCAGGGGGTCGCGACGGTCTGGGAGAACTTGCGTGCTTGA
- a CDS encoding 3-hydroxyacyl-CoA dehydrogenase NAD-binding domain-containing protein, producing the protein MSDSMRVGVVGAGTMGAGIALVALQAGLPVVLCDVQEGVLQRAKQEMERRLARRVEKGELTADVVTAMLGNLRLSTEMAALADAAVVIEAVPERMSLKQSIFAQLDEVCQDTAILATNTSSLSITEIAAQTQHPHRVVGMHFFNPAPVMKLVEVVVGEETSAQTVEAVVNLAEQFGKTPAVCKDTPGFIVNRVARNFYGEALRVVGDGTASTEVVDRLMHGNARFPLGPFSLMDMIGIDVNFDVTTSVYEAFYGEPRYRPHPIQARKVAVGQLGRKSGRGFYRYDDEAGGPPRDRQAFYSSEEQQTERRSALSAERVYVVGDTPLAASLRAWVASVVGTEASDCGLVYEGPVFEWDSAAIAARCTELTRCIHAAQPKVVIAAFAGEPAYHRQALQAVEQGLTEDALLLTSLAGPSATEQASWLARPARVRGFATVLPLPEPGRGKTIAWTRPLQADAADALDDRTVGLLQLLGWTPLQVRDGAGGVVMRILAMVLNEAAEALREGVAKASDMDAAMKLGTRYPLGPVQWMKELGIASVWQTVNALWRELGDDRYRPSPLLRQWWYARKIDVEEGPNHA; encoded by the coding sequence ATGTCAGATTCCATGCGCGTGGGTGTCGTGGGCGCCGGAACGATGGGCGCGGGCATCGCGCTGGTCGCCCTGCAGGCGGGCCTTCCAGTGGTTCTTTGTGACGTGCAGGAGGGCGTCTTGCAGCGTGCGAAACAGGAAATGGAGAGACGGCTTGCGCGCCGGGTGGAGAAAGGTGAACTGACGGCAGACGTTGTCACAGCGATGCTCGGAAACTTGCGTCTGTCGACCGAGATGGCGGCGTTGGCCGATGCAGCTGTGGTCATCGAAGCGGTGCCGGAGCGGATGTCGCTCAAACAGTCGATTTTCGCGCAGTTGGACGAGGTTTGTCAGGACACGGCCATCCTCGCAACCAATACGTCGTCTTTGTCCATCACGGAGATCGCGGCACAAACGCAGCACCCGCACCGCGTGGTGGGGATGCACTTCTTTAACCCGGCGCCGGTGATGAAGCTGGTGGAGGTCGTCGTCGGCGAAGAAACCAGCGCGCAGACGGTGGAAGCCGTCGTCAATCTGGCCGAACAGTTTGGCAAGACTCCGGCGGTGTGCAAGGACACCCCTGGCTTTATCGTCAATCGTGTCGCCCGCAACTTTTACGGAGAGGCCTTGCGTGTCGTGGGCGATGGGACAGCGTCCACCGAAGTGGTGGATCGGTTGATGCATGGCAACGCCCGCTTCCCGCTGGGGCCGTTCAGCTTGATGGACATGATTGGCATCGATGTCAACTTTGATGTCACCACGTCTGTGTACGAGGCATTTTACGGCGAGCCGCGCTACCGTCCGCATCCCATCCAGGCGAGAAAAGTAGCGGTCGGCCAGTTGGGGCGAAAGTCGGGCAGAGGGTTTTACCGCTACGACGATGAAGCCGGTGGACCTCCGCGGGACCGTCAAGCTTTTTATTCCTCTGAGGAACAGCAGACCGAGCGGCGGTCGGCCCTTTCCGCCGAGCGTGTCTACGTGGTGGGAGACACGCCGTTGGCAGCGTCGCTGCGCGCGTGGGTCGCCAGCGTTGTGGGCACCGAAGCGTCCGACTGCGGCCTCGTCTATGAAGGACCCGTGTTTGAGTGGGACAGCGCAGCCATTGCAGCGCGCTGCACGGAACTGACCCGCTGCATTCACGCCGCACAGCCCAAGGTGGTCATCGCGGCCTTTGCGGGCGAACCCGCCTATCACCGTCAGGCGCTGCAAGCGGTGGAGCAGGGACTGACCGAGGACGCGCTCCTTCTCACGTCGCTGGCCGGACCTTCCGCCACAGAGCAGGCGAGTTGGCTGGCACGGCCAGCCCGGGTGCGCGGGTTTGCCACTGTCCTGCCGCTGCCGGAACCAGGGCGCGGCAAGACCATCGCCTGGACACGCCCGCTGCAAGCGGACGCCGCGGACGCGCTGGACGACCGCACGGTCGGTTTGCTGCAGCTGCTCGGCTGGACGCCGCTGCAGGTGCGAGACGGCGCCGGCGGTGTCGTGATGCGCATCCTGGCGATGGTCTTGAACGAAGCGGCAGAGGCCCTGCGGGAAGGTGTCGCGAAGGCCAGTGACATGGACGCCGCGATGAAGCTGGGGACCCGCTACCCGCTGGGTCCGGTCCAGTGGATGAAAGAACTGGGCATCGCGAGCGTATGGCAGACGGTCAATGCGTTGTGGCGGGAACTGGGTGACGACCGGTACCGGCCATCTCCGCTGCTGCGGCAGTGGTGGTACGCACGCAAGATTGACGTGGAGGAGGGACCGAACCATGCGTGA
- a CDS encoding enoyl-CoA hydratase-related protein, with amino-acid sequence MYETIQYEMAGSVAKITLNRPQVANAINAQMGNELYDAMKRVEAERKARAVVLTGAGKAFCAGQDLGEQDAISENLANAVRERYNVLISKMRSLQVPILAAVNGAAAGAGFGLALACDLRFASSTAKFTMAFSKIGLAPDSGTSYFLPRLVGVGKALEWAWTGEILSAETALAHGVVNRVYDADALLSETMSFADQLAAGPTKSYALTKEAIYNNVADSLPNALEREAVLQDLAGRSHDFREGVQAFMEKRPPVYRGE; translated from the coding sequence ATGTACGAGACGATTCAGTATGAAATGGCAGGCAGTGTGGCGAAGATTACGCTCAATCGTCCGCAGGTGGCAAACGCCATCAACGCCCAAATGGGGAACGAACTGTACGACGCCATGAAGCGCGTGGAGGCCGAACGCAAGGCGCGGGCCGTGGTCCTGACCGGTGCGGGTAAGGCGTTTTGCGCGGGTCAGGATTTGGGAGAACAGGACGCGATTTCGGAAAACCTGGCCAATGCGGTTCGCGAGCGCTACAACGTGTTGATTTCGAAGATGCGTTCGCTGCAAGTCCCGATTCTCGCCGCTGTCAACGGCGCCGCCGCGGGTGCTGGCTTTGGACTGGCGCTGGCCTGTGACCTGCGCTTCGCCTCATCGACGGCGAAATTCACCATGGCGTTCAGCAAAATCGGACTCGCGCCGGATTCAGGCACCAGCTACTTTCTGCCGCGCCTGGTGGGCGTGGGGAAAGCCCTGGAATGGGCGTGGACAGGCGAGATTCTTTCGGCCGAAACCGCGCTTGCGCACGGTGTGGTCAACCGCGTGTACGATGCCGACGCACTGCTGTCGGAAACCATGTCGTTTGCCGACCAGTTGGCGGCGGGGCCGACCAAGTCCTATGCCTTGACGAAGGAAGCGATTTACAACAATGTTGCGGACAGCTTGCCCAACGCGCTCGAACGCGAGGCGGTCTTGCAGGATTTGGCAGGGCGTTCCCACGACTTCCGCGAGGGTGTCCAGGCATTCATGGAAAAGCGTCCACCCGTGTATCGAGGCGAGTGA